TGAGACGTCTGATGCATTGGTGGCGGACCAGATTTGCACTATGGAGAGGGACCGGGGTCACACATCCCTCTTCGCCTCCCACTAAACATCAAAGCAAATGCTGTGGAATCCCTAATGACGTTTTATGTAGGCTGTGCAACGCAGCCGACCGGCCTGGTTGTATTGGTATGTGGTGAAGCACGGTGGGGAGCGGCGGTGGGGTTCAATTTGTGACCCCTTTATTTTCGTTGCACTCTCATCTGTGCCTGCATGCATTGAACGTATTTATTCACCCTAAAATCTTAATACTATGACGAAGCTCCAGTTTGTCGCATTGTCCGTGCTGATATCCATATCGGCCATGAGTCAGCCGGCTTCCTTTGAACCTCGCGGCATTGGAGGGGGTGGCTCCCTGTTTTTCCCTACAATCAATCCATACAACGACGACGAATTCTACGTAAGCTGCGACATGAGTGCAATGTTCCACAGCAGCGATTTCGGTAAAAGCTATGATCAGGTCGATTTCAGAAAATTGCAGACGGCAGCACTGTCTACCTACGAATTCACCAATAATCCCAACATTGCCTATTGCAATTACAACGATGGCAATGGGTATTTCCCGACAAAAACTACGGATGGCGGAAAAAGCTGGAACGTACTCACGGCGTATGGTGTTAACGAATACGACGACGTTTACAGACTAAAAGCAAACCCGCACAATGCCAATCAACTGCTGGTTGGTTCTTACAATCACATATTTTTCTCAGGCGATGGCGGAGCAAGCTTCAAACTCATAAAACAGGCTGACGATAACGGTGCAGGGCTGATACTCGGAGGCGTTTTCTGGGACGGCAGCAATATTTACATAGGCACTAACGACGGCATTATCGTATCCAACGATGGCGGAAACAGTTTTTCTGTCATGTCCGCAACCGGATTCCCGCCAGGCCACGTTTTATGGAGCTTTGCGGGAGCCAAAAAAGAAGATAGTTTACGTTTTGTCTGTATCACGGCGTCAAAAAACGATGTGTATAACGGTGTTATGCCATGGGATAATTACGAGTTCGCCAAAGCCGTCTGTGTGATGGATAATGCATCCGGCACCTGGTTGCCAAAATCTTCGGGAATCGACTTCAGTACCGACTTCATCATGTATGGGGCAATGGCACACAACGACATAAACACGATCTATCTGGGCGGAACCGACAATCTCACAGGCGGCCCCTTGGTAATGAAGTCTGAAGACGGAGGCACCAGTTGGAAGAAAATATTCAATACACGGGGAAACCAGAACATCATCACCGGATGGGAAGGTGACGACGGAGACAAAAAGTGGTGGTGGAGTGAAAGTTGTTTCGGGCTTACGGTCGCACCGTTCAACTCTTCGAAAGTGATGTTTGGGAATTTTAGCAACATTCAGTTGACATCAGACGGCGGAAACACCTGGCGTCAGGCCTACGTTGACCCGGCAGATGAGAATCCGGCCGGCCAACCCACACCGAAACACAAAGCCTATCACAGCATCGGGCTCGAACCCACTACATGCTGGCAGATATTCTGGCAAACCGATTCTGTCATGATGGGCTGCTACAGCGACATAGGCGGTATTAGAAGCACTGACGGCGGTGAAAGCTGGGGATTCCAGTATACCGGCTTCGCGGTTAATTCGGTGTACAGGATGGTGAAGGATGAAGCAGGCACCATATTCGCTGCCTGTTCGGATGTACATGACATGTACCAGAGCACCCGGTTATCTGATGCACTGCTGGACGCCCATGACAACGACGGTAAAATTGTCTATTCAACAGATAACGGGCAAAGCTGGGCAACGTTGCACCAGTTTAATCATCCGGTATTCTGGCTGGCTGTCGATCCGAACAACACAAACACCATGTACGCATCGGTCATCCATACGGGCTCAGCAGCATTGCCATCCGAGGGTGGAATTTACAAGACGGAAAACCTGAATGCCATGGGTGAAACAAGCTGGACGAGATTGCCCGAACCTCCGCGAACTGAAGGACATCCGGCCTGCATCGAAGTACTGGAAGACGGGAGAGTGCTCTGTACCTATTCCGGCAGAAGGGACGACCAGGGGGCGTTCACGCCTTCGTCGGGTGTTTTCCTCTATGATCCGGCAAGCAATACCTGGTCTGACCGCAGCAGTACCGACATGTATTACTGGACCAAGGACATCATCATTGACCCGAACGATGCCACGCAAAACACGTGGTACGTTTGCGTTTTCAGCGGATGGGGTGGGGCACCAAACGATCTGGGTGGACTCTACAAAACGACAGACAGAGGCTTGAACTGGACCAAGCTCACCGGAAGCAATTTCCACAGAGTAACTTCTCTGACATTCAATCCGATGAGGCCGAATGAAGCCTACCTTACTACTGAAACGCAAGGGCTTTGGATGTCTCAAACCATGGGCCAGGACATTCCGGACTGGAATCTTGTTGACAGTTATCCGTTCAGGC
This is a stretch of genomic DNA from Ignavibacteria bacterium. It encodes these proteins:
- a CDS encoding T9SS type A sorting domain-containing protein — protein: MTKLQFVALSVLISISAMSQPASFEPRGIGGGGSLFFPTINPYNDDEFYVSCDMSAMFHSSDFGKSYDQVDFRKLQTAALSTYEFTNNPNIAYCNYNDGNGYFPTKTTDGGKSWNVLTAYGVNEYDDVYRLKANPHNANQLLVGSYNHIFFSGDGGASFKLIKQADDNGAGLILGGVFWDGSNIYIGTNDGIIVSNDGGNSFSVMSATGFPPGHVLWSFAGAKKEDSLRFVCITASKNDVYNGVMPWDNYEFAKAVCVMDNASGTWLPKSSGIDFSTDFIMYGAMAHNDINTIYLGGTDNLTGGPLVMKSEDGGTSWKKIFNTRGNQNIITGWEGDDGDKKWWWSESCFGLTVAPFNSSKVMFGNFSNIQLTSDGGNTWRQAYVDPADENPAGQPTPKHKAYHSIGLEPTTCWQIFWQTDSVMMGCYSDIGGIRSTDGGESWGFQYTGFAVNSVYRMVKDEAGTIFAACSDVHDMYQSTRLSDALLDAHDNDGKIVYSTDNGQSWATLHQFNHPVFWLAVDPNNTNTMYASVIHTGSAALPSEGGIYKTENLNAMGETSWTRLPEPPRTEGHPACIEVLEDGRVLCTYSGRRDDQGAFTPSSGVFLYDPASNTWSDRSSTDMYYWTKDIIIDPNDATQNTWYVCVFSGWGGAPNDLGGLYKTTDRGLNWTKLTGSNFHRVTSLTFNPMRPNEAYLTTETQGLWMSQTMGQDIPDWNLVDSYPFRQPERVFFNPYNEKELWVTSFGNGIKVGSVETTSTSVAWIPDVKNFNIIPNPAESMITIRYENSDIREGITLRIVNAAGILCKNITVTTVETKADVSELTPGVYFCELTQGNKVLARGEFIRK